The proteins below come from a single Chryseobacterium capnotolerans genomic window:
- a CDS encoding 2OG-Fe(II) oxygenase: MEKTDLHPQIFLIEDFISEAECDQYIALAQRETFEEAKINIGGRQMMSKGIRNNDRLMIFDNNLAEDLFKKAVDYLPKEHENYKVLNFNEMFRVYKYSPGQQFKMHRDGSYIRNEKKKSFYTFLIYLNDDFEGGETEFENLFTVAPKKGTALVFYHPLRHEGKILISGLKYVLRTDVMFSC, translated from the coding sequence TTTCGGAAGCAGAATGTGACCAATACATTGCTTTGGCACAAAGGGAAACTTTTGAAGAAGCAAAAATTAATATAGGTGGGCGCCAGATGATGAGCAAAGGGATCAGAAACAATGACAGGCTGATGATTTTTGATAATAATTTGGCAGAAGATCTCTTTAAAAAAGCGGTTGACTATCTTCCAAAGGAGCATGAAAACTATAAAGTTTTGAACTTTAATGAGATGTTCAGGGTTTATAAATATTCTCCTGGGCAGCAATTTAAAATGCACCGTGACGGAAGCTATATCAGAAATGAAAAGAAAAAAAGTTTCTATACATTTTTAATCTATCTGAATGATGATTTTGAAGGTGGAGAAACAGAATTTGAAAACCTGTTCACAGTCGCTCCAAAGAAAGGGACAGCCTTAGTTTTTTATCATCCTTTACGGCATGAAGGAAAAATTCTGATAAGCGGATTAAAATATGTTTTAAGAACTGATGTAATGTTTTCCTGTTAA
- a CDS encoding adenylosuccinate synthetase, whose protein sequence is MKKAQIVIGLGFGDEGKGITTDFLAQQNPESVIIRFSGGQQAAHTVMIDNRKHVHSSFASGALRGLPSYFTEHCTIHPQFLLNEREELKAKKGSTELHIHPLAKITTPFDVWQNRTNCKNLEHGTCGKGVGATMKRNESPYKLFAIDLIAPREMLVEKLKGIAYYYGFMEEEQIDEQIKPFLEAIDQVDWKINDYDYLNSFENLIFEGSQGILLDMDHGIFPNVTYAHTTSKNAYEICKKLHIEDIEMFYVTRSYATRHGNGWMSNEKEVILKNNEEETCTFNEFQKELRFGSLDYKLLDYALKLDGAYISSTKKTLVITCMDQIDEDFKFDQLEMKFDTVFGSYSPYSKDFKRLI, encoded by the coding sequence ATGAAAAAGGCGCAAATAGTTATAGGATTAGGTTTCGGAGATGAAGGAAAAGGAATTACAACAGATTTCCTGGCTCAGCAAAATCCTGAGTCTGTGATCATCAGATTTTCAGGAGGACAGCAGGCTGCTCATACCGTAATGATAGACAACAGAAAACATGTTCATTCCAGTTTTGCCAGTGGGGCACTTCGTGGATTGCCATCTTATTTTACCGAACACTGCACCATTCATCCACAATTTCTATTGAATGAAAGGGAAGAATTAAAAGCAAAAAAAGGAAGCACAGAACTTCATATTCATCCTTTAGCCAAGATAACTACGCCTTTTGATGTCTGGCAAAACAGAACCAACTGCAAAAATCTGGAACACGGAACCTGCGGAAAAGGAGTAGGAGCCACTATGAAAAGAAATGAAAGTCCTTATAAACTGTTTGCAATTGATCTTATTGCTCCAAGGGAAATGTTGGTAGAAAAGCTGAAAGGAATTGCCTATTACTACGGTTTTATGGAAGAGGAGCAAATTGACGAACAGATAAAACCTTTTTTAGAAGCAATTGATCAGGTAGATTGGAAGATTAATGATTATGACTATCTGAATTCATTTGAAAATCTCATTTTTGAGGGAAGTCAAGGTATTTTATTAGATATGGATCACGGTATTTTTCCGAATGTGACCTATGCTCATACCACTTCCAAAAATGCTTATGAGATCTGTAAAAAACTTCATATTGAAGATATTGAGATGTTTTATGTGACCAGAAGCTATGCAACCCGCCATGGAAATGGCTGGATGAGTAATGAAAAAGAGGTCATTTTAAAAAACAATGAAGAGGAAACCTGTACCTTTAATGAATTTCAGAAAGAACTGAGATTCGGAAGTTTAGATTATAAATTGTTGGATTATGCTTTAAAATTGGACGGAGCCTATATAAGTTCAACAAAAAAGACTTTAGTGATAACCTGCATGGATCAGATCGATGAAGATTTTAAATTTGATCAATTGGAAATGAAATTTGATACCGTTTTCGGATCCTATTCTCCTTATTCAAAAGATTTTAAAAGACTGATTTAA
- a CDS encoding ADP-ribosylation/crystallin J1, giving the protein MKTTRLYRPVGEKEMVLIIENGYKKFPPRLEWQPIFYPVLDEDYASEIAEKWNTRDEFGNYLGFVTLFEVLEEAANQYPAQNVGARNHNELWVPSEELDTFNQAIVGNIEVIKVFVGNDFKGSANNDIENLVKALKTTTTNP; this is encoded by the coding sequence ATGAAAACAACAAGATTGTACAGACCGGTAGGAGAAAAGGAAATGGTTCTTATTATAGAGAACGGATATAAAAAATTTCCTCCAAGACTGGAATGGCAGCCCATCTTTTACCCGGTTTTGGATGAAGACTACGCTTCAGAAATTGCTGAAAAATGGAATACCAGAGATGAGTTTGGAAATTATCTTGGTTTTGTTACCCTTTTTGAAGTGCTGGAAGAAGCAGCCAACCAATATCCTGCACAGAATGTAGGAGCCAGAAATCATAATGAGTTGTGGGTTCCGTCAGAAGAGCTGGACACATTCAATCAGGCCATTGTTGGAAATATAGAAGTCATCAAAGTATTTGTAGGAAATGATTTTAAGGGATCAGCAAATAATGACATTGAAAATCTGGTAAAGGCTTTAAAAACAACCACCACGAATCCATAA
- a CDS encoding macro domain-containing protein has product MKTIHYLKGDATVPQAKGVKIIAHICNDLGGWGKGFVLAVSKRWEAPEKEYRNWHRFRSENNFGLGEIQIVQVEKYMYVANMIGQKGMKTGSNGVPVRYEAIEKCLGTLANNALELNASIHMPRIGCGLAGGKWEEVEPIIERTLLSKNVEVYIYDFD; this is encoded by the coding sequence ATGAAAACGATACACTATTTAAAAGGAGATGCTACCGTTCCACAGGCAAAAGGGGTAAAAATCATCGCTCATATCTGTAATGATCTGGGAGGTTGGGGAAAAGGCTTTGTACTGGCCGTTTCCAAAAGATGGGAAGCACCGGAGAAAGAATATAGGAACTGGCACCGTTTCAGAAGTGAAAATAATTTTGGGCTGGGAGAAATTCAGATCGTACAGGTTGAAAAATACATGTATGTTGCCAATATGATCGGCCAAAAAGGAATGAAAACCGGAAGCAACGGCGTTCCCGTTCGATATGAAGCTATTGAAAAATGTCTGGGAACATTAGCCAATAATGCTTTAGAATTAAATGCAAGTATCCATATGCCGAGAATTGGTTGTGGGCTGGCTGGCGGGAAATGGGAAGAAGTAGAACCTATCATCGAAAGAACATTGCTCAGCAAAAATGTTGAAGTATACATATATGATTTTGATTAG